The following proteins are encoded in a genomic region of Alistipes shahii WAL 8301:
- a CDS encoding sigma-70 family RNA polymerase sigma factor, producing MADKSAEKERLFNEWFTKSYDRLRGTLRRYGMLDEDNFHDTYLFVRRQVLVPGKDITDYDAYFIGCYKKAALVKIKRENRYAHPEDDFFLRCGEEAKFLSEDDLNGCERLVKDILRFVRQKFSYEEYRMFMLRFYEAQFSFKALAECMGISASAISQKVCRIVDAVRTHSGFAWRSRMLAVESFMY from the coding sequence ATGGCAGACAAGAGCGCAGAAAAGGAAAGACTGTTCAACGAGTGGTTCACAAAATCCTATGACAGGTTGAGAGGGACGTTACGCCGGTACGGAATGCTGGACGAGGACAATTTCCATGACACCTACCTTTTCGTAAGAAGGCAGGTGCTGGTTCCCGGAAAGGACATAACGGACTATGACGCGTATTTCATCGGATGCTACAAAAAGGCGGCCCTGGTAAAGATTAAAAGGGAGAACCGGTATGCACACCCTGAAGATGATTTCTTCCTCCGATGTGGCGAGGAGGCAAAATTCCTTTCCGAGGACGACCTGAACGGGTGCGAGAGGCTGGTTAAGGACATACTGCGTTTCGTAAGGCAGAAGTTCTCCTACGAGGAATACCGGATGTTCATGCTCAGGTTCTATGAGGCGCAGTTCTCGTTCAAGGCACTGGCGGAATGCATGGGTATCTCGGCATCGGCCATATCGCAGAAAGTATGCAGGATAGTGGACGCGGTACGTACCCACAGCGGTTTCGCATGGAGAAGCCGGATGCTGGCGGTGGAAAGCTTCATGTATTGA
- a CDS encoding helix-turn-helix domain-containing protein: protein MEIVNIEARTFEAMLSAFRTFADRLDTLCRLYGDIEEKKWLDNQEVCLLLKVSPRTLQTLRDNGTLAYTQICHKTYYKPGDVESIIRIVEERRKRAESMGRSI, encoded by the coding sequence ATGGAAATAGTGAACATTGAGGCAAGGACCTTCGAGGCGATGCTCTCGGCCTTCCGGACGTTCGCGGACCGGCTGGACACCCTCTGCCGGCTGTACGGCGACATAGAGGAGAAGAAATGGCTGGACAACCAGGAGGTGTGCCTGCTGCTGAAGGTCAGCCCGAGAACCCTGCAGACCCTCCGTGACAACGGCACGCTGGCATACACACAGATCTGTCACAAGACTTATTACAAGCCCGGGGACGTGGAAAGTATCATCCGGATAGTGGAGGAGCGCCGCAAGCGGGCTGAAAGTATGGGAAGGTCGATCTGA
- a CDS encoding helix-turn-helix domain-containing protein: MMNTDNRLLTRESSEHIREFFSTVERLSVSMERLFAGRSPAMAGENFYTDRELAEKLKVSRRSLQQYRDSGLLAFTRLGGKILYRSSDIEKLLDGCYREARTRPEEL; this comes from the coding sequence ATGATGAATACCGATAACCGTCTGCTCACCCGTGAGAGCAGCGAGCATATAAGAGAGTTCTTCTCTACCGTCGAGCGTCTCTCCGTTTCCATGGAGCGTCTCTTTGCCGGCAGGTCACCGGCGATGGCGGGCGAGAACTTCTATACGGACCGCGAACTGGCTGAAAAGCTGAAAGTGAGCCGCCGCAGCCTGCAACAGTACCGGGACAGCGGTCTGCTTGCCTTCACCCGGCTAGGCGGCAAGATACTGTACCGTTCTTCCGACATCGAGAAGCTGCTTGACGGCTGCTACAGGGAGGCGAGAACCAGACCGGAGGAACTTTAG